The genomic stretch ACAATGTTACTATATTAATTTATGAGATGGAAGTGGGAATGGATGGATAGAAAACTTTTAAAAGAAAAGCAAATCCAACTAATTTTTCAACTAGAACAAGAAGAAAATCGATTTATTCGAAAGCGTTTAATAGAAGAGTTGGAGTTTTTTGAAGCGCTTGGGGACAGAGAAAAAGGACTGTTAACGGCGGAGCAAAAGTTGCTTATTTTAACACCAAGTGAGTACCGAGAATACAAACGAACTAAATCAGATGTGCAAATTAGTAGGTTAATTGGAGTATCGAGATCGTCTCTTGCGGAATGGAAGCGAAAAAAAGGTTTAAATAGAAAAAAGCCGCAACCGGTTCAGCAGGAAATGATTGATGTATTAGCTTTTCATTTAGATAAAACAAAAGACGAAATTGGCGCTTTACCTGCTTCGGCGATTGAATGTCAGTATGAGGCTTTTGTGATTAATGAAGCGCACAATTAAGGAGTGATAACATGCAGGTTTTAGTGTTACCAGAAAATAAGGATATCAATTATATAAAAACGGTCCAAGAAGTAAAGCGATTTTTTGCGGATCTTGAGCGGTTTCGGATGATTACGGGGTTATCAAAAAAGCCACACTTACTTAGAAATGGTTTTCTGGAAGAGCCGCAGTTTGAGCCGGTAGCATTTTCTGCTAGATATAATAAAGAGGTC from Listeria monocytogenes ATCC 19117 encodes the following:
- the lmaD gene encoding protein LmaD, encoding MDRKLLKEKQIQLIFQLEQEENRFIRKRLIEELEFFEALGDREKGLLTAEQKLLILTPSEYREYKRTKSDVQISRLIGVSRSSLAEWKRKKGLNRKKPQPVQQEMIDVLAFHLDKTKDEIGALPASAIECQYEAFVINEAHN